One window from the genome of Paenibacillus sp. encodes:
- a CDS encoding O-methyltransferase, with protein MDAERYTEALYEGKEDAALRRVLDSIKERNMPDISVKPGYGRLLTLLVAASGAKDVLEIGALAGYSGICLARGLPPGGSLVSLELKAEYAELAHANLTAAGFGDRVTYRVGEALPQLEALAAEGRAFDFFFIDADKGNYPNYLDWALRLGRPGAIIIGDNTLMKGRIVEEASTSPSVRAMRAFNERIAHDPRLTSVMLPAYDGLAIARIVG; from the coding sequence ATGGACGCCGAGCGTTATACGGAAGCGCTGTACGAGGGGAAGGAAGACGCCGCGCTGCGGCGCGTGCTCGATTCGATCAAAGAACGGAATATGCCGGATATTTCGGTCAAGCCGGGGTACGGACGGCTGCTGACGCTGCTCGTCGCGGCTTCGGGGGCGAAGGACGTGCTCGAAATCGGGGCGCTCGCCGGCTACAGCGGCATTTGCCTTGCGCGCGGCCTGCCGCCGGGAGGCTCGCTGGTGTCGCTGGAGCTGAAAGCGGAATACGCGGAACTGGCCCATGCGAATTTGACCGCCGCTGGCTTCGGCGACCGGGTGACGTACCGCGTCGGCGAGGCGCTGCCGCAGCTCGAGGCGCTGGCGGCGGAGGGAAGGGCGTTCGATTTCTTCTTCATCGACGCGGACAAAGGCAACTACCCGAACTATCTCGATTGGGCGCTGCGTCTCGGCCGGCCGGGGGCGATCATTATCGGGGACAATACGCTGATGAAGGGGCGCATCGTCGAGGAAGCGTCGACGTCCCCGTCGGTGCGCGCGATGCGCGCGTTCAACGAACGCATCGCGCACGACCCGCGCCTTACGAGCGTCATGCTGCCGGCGTACGACGGGCTCGCGATCGCGCGCATCGTCGGTTAA
- a CDS encoding MFS transporter: MERWKINLAVLWFGQFLVMSGMTMIIPFLSLYLQTELGVTDPRAVAWWANAIFAGNFVTAFVAQPLWGGLADRFGRKIMLLRSGFGMAIVMLLMGFATSAWQLLLLRMLNGLVSGFAPAATALMSASAPKERMGFAMGTLQSGAVAGTILGPFIGGILAEWVGYRPIFYLTGSMLFAASLLAWATVKEAFERKEARGRANATLAESFRRLVKKPQIPALFAVTVGIQVSMLSSLLLIPLFVQELHGTHMLAFYAGLVGSVTGFANMTASPILGRFADRIGYEKVLVVCLVGAALCFIPQALVHNVWQLVISRFFLGLFMGGMLPSVNALLRNYTPDGMESRAFGFNSSFLSLGNVLGPAVGGALAGVVGIRGIFVFACGLLLLNAVWAFTTLRKKAAAPSG; this comes from the coding sequence TTGGAACGATGGAAAATTAATTTGGCCGTGCTTTGGTTCGGGCAGTTCCTCGTCATGTCCGGCATGACGATGATCATCCCGTTCCTGTCTCTTTATCTGCAAACGGAGCTCGGCGTCACGGACCCTCGCGCGGTCGCGTGGTGGGCGAACGCCATATTCGCCGGCAACTTCGTCACGGCCTTCGTCGCTCAGCCGCTGTGGGGGGGACTCGCCGACCGGTTCGGCCGCAAAATCATGCTGCTCCGCTCGGGCTTCGGCATGGCGATCGTCATGCTGCTGATGGGCTTTGCGACCAGCGCGTGGCAGCTCCTGCTGCTCCGCATGCTGAACGGTCTCGTCTCCGGCTTCGCGCCGGCCGCCACCGCGCTCATGTCGGCGAGCGCCCCTAAGGAGCGCATGGGCTTCGCGATGGGGACGCTGCAGTCCGGCGCCGTCGCCGGCACGATTCTCGGCCCGTTCATCGGCGGCATCTTGGCCGAATGGGTCGGCTACCGGCCGATTTTTTATTTGACCGGCTCCATGCTGTTCGCCGCCAGTCTGCTCGCGTGGGCGACCGTGAAAGAAGCGTTCGAACGCAAAGAAGCCCGCGGAAGGGCGAACGCGACGCTCGCCGAAAGTTTCCGCAGGCTGGTGAAGAAGCCGCAAATTCCCGCGCTGTTCGCGGTCACCGTCGGCATTCAGGTATCGATGCTCAGCTCGCTGCTGCTGATCCCGCTGTTCGTGCAGGAGCTGCACGGCACGCATATGCTCGCCTTCTACGCCGGGCTCGTCGGATCGGTCACCGGCTTCGCCAACATGACCGCTTCGCCGATTCTCGGGCGGTTCGCCGATCGCATCGGCTACGAGAAGGTGCTCGTCGTCTGCTTGGTCGGGGCGGCGCTTTGCTTCATCCCGCAGGCGTTGGTGCATAACGTATGGCAGCTCGTGATCAGCCGATTTTTCCTCGGCTTGTTCATGGGCGGCATGCTGCCGTCCGTGAACGCGCTCCTTCGCAACTATACGCCCGACGGGATGGAGAGCCGCGCGTTCGGCTTCAACAGCAGCTTCCTCAGCCTCGGCAACGTGCTCGGCCCGGCCGTCGGCGGCGCGCTCGCCGGTGTCGTCGGCATTCGCGGCATATTCGTGTTCGCCTGCGGGCTGCTGCTCTTGAATGCCGTCTGGGCGTTCACCACGCTGCGCAAGAAGGCGGCCGCGCCGTCCGGTTAA
- a CDS encoding spore coat protein, which yields MKFGAHEVMEVSELLTEKMNLINHLAMYEQEAQDEQLRSTIRRHLDAAVQMYDLMVAYTHDYSARNGMQPPYPQPDANLERLRYGLRNPQPMAPQRTGRFNDMMIQTALLTMHKASAISHTQRGLEITDPNLRQMVLNGAITCYNQAYETFLLMNQQGTYQVPTIHDHTAKTMLHSYMPMNNQGLMMEEHMGAAGMQGLTPRTQGMPSNMPQQMNMNGQYMNQ from the coding sequence GTGAAATTCGGTGCGCACGAAGTAATGGAAGTATCGGAACTGCTGACGGAAAAAATGAACTTGATCAATCATTTGGCGATGTACGAGCAGGAAGCGCAGGACGAGCAGCTGCGTTCGACGATTCGCCGTCATCTGGACGCGGCGGTTCAAATGTACGACCTGATGGTCGCGTACACGCACGATTACAGCGCGCGCAACGGCATGCAGCCGCCCTACCCGCAGCCGGACGCCAACCTCGAGAGACTGCGGTACGGGTTGCGCAACCCGCAGCCGATGGCGCCGCAGCGGACGGGCCGATTCAACGATATGATGATCCAAACGGCGCTGCTTACGATGCACAAAGCGTCCGCGATTTCCCATACCCAGCGCGGCTTGGAAATCACGGATCCGAACCTGCGCCAAATGGTGCTGAACGGCGCGATCACCTGCTATAACCAAGCGTACGAAACGTTCCTGCTCATGAATCAGCAAGGCACGTACCAAGTGCCGACGATTCACGATCATACGGCGAAAACGATGCTTCACTCGTACATGCCGATGAACAACCAAGGGCTCATGATGGAGGAGCACATGGGCGCGGCGGGCATGCAGGGGCTGACGCCGCGTACGCAAGGCATGCCGTCGAACATGCCGCAGCAAATGAACATGAACGGTCAGTACATGAACCAATAA